The following are encoded together in the Sphingomonas insulae genome:
- a CDS encoding SIS domain-containing protein — MTDTLMRAETLEAGATVARLLARNGGALRALGERLRSSAPDVVVTCARGSSDHAAMYGKYLIETMVGVPVASAAPSVVSLFDAPVATRRSLCIAISQSGRSPDLIATVEAHARGGAEVVALVNDETSPLAAMADTLLALSAGPERSVAATKSCIAAMAGLAAMVAAWAGDAALQAAVDALPEQLERAVALDWSAAVEPLAAATQMFVIGRGYGFGVAQECALKLKETCQIQAEPFSAAEVRHGPMAIVGQGFPVLALATSDAAGDDVMAVVETFAGRGATVLAAHAGDARAILPALDAHPAVQPILMLASFYGLAEALSRRRGLDPDTPPHLAKVTRTL; from the coding sequence ATGACCGACACGCTGATGCGGGCGGAAACGCTGGAGGCGGGGGCGACCGTCGCGCGCCTGCTGGCCCGCAATGGCGGGGCGTTGCGCGCGCTTGGCGAACGGCTGCGGTCGTCGGCGCCCGACGTGGTGGTGACCTGCGCGCGCGGATCGTCCGATCATGCTGCGATGTACGGCAAGTATCTGATCGAGACGATGGTGGGCGTGCCCGTCGCCTCTGCCGCGCCGTCGGTGGTGTCGCTGTTCGATGCGCCGGTCGCGACGCGCCGGTCGCTGTGCATCGCGATCTCGCAATCGGGGCGCAGTCCCGACCTCATCGCGACGGTCGAGGCGCATGCGAGGGGCGGCGCAGAGGTCGTGGCGCTGGTCAACGACGAGACGTCGCCGCTCGCCGCCATGGCCGACACGCTGCTGGCGCTCAGCGCCGGACCGGAACGATCCGTCGCGGCGACCAAATCGTGCATCGCGGCGATGGCCGGTCTGGCGGCGATGGTCGCGGCCTGGGCGGGCGATGCGGCGTTGCAGGCGGCGGTCGACGCCCTGCCGGAGCAACTGGAGCGCGCCGTCGCGCTCGACTGGAGCGCCGCGGTCGAACCGCTGGCCGCGGCGACGCAGATGTTCGTGATCGGCCGCGGCTATGGCTTTGGCGTTGCGCAGGAATGCGCGCTGAAGCTGAAGGAAACCTGCCAGATCCAGGCCGAACCGTTCAGCGCCGCCGAAGTGCGCCACGGGCCGATGGCGATCGTCGGACAGGGTTTTCCGGTGCTCGCCCTGGCGACCAGCGACGCCGCCGGCGACGACGTCATGGCGGTGGTCGAGACCTTCGCGGGGCGGGGTGCGACGGTGCTGGCGGCGCATGCCGGCGACGCACGCGCGATCCTGCCGGCGCTGGACGCGCATCCGGCGGTGCAGCCGATCCTGATGCTGGCGAGCTTCTACGGCCTGGCCGAAGCCTTGTCGCGGCGACGCGGGCTCGATCCCGATACGCCGCCGCATCTGGCCAAGGTGACGCGCACGCTATGA
- a CDS encoding copper homeostasis protein CutC — translation MTLEICVESAAGARAAIAGGCDRIELCAALALGGLTPSAGLLASVLAVARPAGVPVHAMVRPRPGGFDYDADDLALAAAEARALVEGGAQGLVFGATGDGRLATEYLARWIETLGTERPALTLHRAIDVVDDPVAAVEQAVALGFGHILTSGGAASAMAGASVIARMAERADGRCEIIAGAGVNPGNAAALIEATGVGALHGSASVAADADVDDRFGFGPMPRRTSEDVVRQLRQVIDHKSNLGQL, via the coding sequence GTGACGCTCGAAATCTGCGTCGAGTCGGCGGCGGGGGCGAGGGCTGCCATCGCCGGAGGGTGTGATCGAATCGAACTGTGTGCGGCGCTAGCGCTCGGCGGCCTGACGCCGTCTGCCGGCCTGCTCGCATCGGTGCTCGCGGTGGCGCGGCCGGCGGGTGTCCCGGTCCATGCGATGGTCCGGCCGCGACCGGGCGGATTCGACTATGATGCCGATGATCTGGCGCTCGCCGCGGCGGAAGCACGGGCGCTCGTCGAGGGCGGTGCGCAGGGGCTGGTGTTCGGCGCGACCGGGGACGGTCGGCTGGCGACGGAGTATCTGGCGCGCTGGATCGAGACTCTGGGCACGGAACGGCCGGCGCTGACGCTGCACCGGGCGATCGATGTCGTCGATGATCCGGTTGCCGCGGTGGAGCAGGCCGTGGCGCTCGGCTTTGGACACATCCTGACGTCCGGCGGTGCGGCGAGCGCGATGGCGGGCGCGAGCGTGATCGCGCGGATGGCCGAGCGCGCCGATGGGCGGTGCGAGATCATCGCCGGTGCAGGAGTTAACCCCGGCAATGCCGCGGCATTGATCGAGGCGACGGGCGTCGGGGCCTTGCATGGGTCCGCCAGCGTGGCGGCGGATGCCGATGTGGACGACCGCTTCGGCTTTGGCCCGATGCCGCGCCGGACGAGCGAGGATGTCGTCCGGCAACTGCGACAGGTAATTGACCACAAGTCCAATCTAGGACAATTGTAG
- the nagA gene encoding N-acetylglucosamine-6-phosphate deacetylase, with amino-acid sequence MSDAHRFTNGHIVVAGEIWSGAEIVVTGSRIASIRPLEVDAADGIDLGGGWVMPGFIDTQVNGGGGVLFNDATSVDGIAAITAAHARYGTTALLPTLISDSPDRIAAALDAVDAAIDADVPGVVGVHIEGPFLNVARKGIHDAARFRLLDAEMVDLLSRPRRGRVMVTLAPELAHIDDIARLSRAGVRVSAGHSEAPYDTALAAFDAGLCGITHLFNAMPPMVQRTPGLVGAALDDPRPWCGLIVDGVHVAPAVLRIALRARGIDRMMLVTDAMSSVGAETKDFVLQGRQIRVRDGICSYEDGTLAGSDLDMAAAVANAMGMLGLDPAVAARLAAGNPAAFLGLEAERGTLAVGLRADWVQLTSAMAPVATTIGGIRA; translated from the coding sequence ATGAGCGACGCGCATCGCTTCACCAACGGCCATATCGTCGTTGCCGGCGAGATCTGGTCGGGCGCCGAGATCGTCGTCACCGGCAGCCGTATCGCCAGCATCCGGCCGCTGGAGGTCGATGCGGCGGACGGCATCGACCTGGGCGGCGGCTGGGTGATGCCCGGCTTCATCGATACGCAGGTCAACGGCGGCGGCGGCGTGCTGTTCAACGATGCGACCAGCGTCGACGGGATCGCCGCGATTACCGCCGCGCATGCGCGCTATGGCACGACGGCGCTGCTGCCGACGCTGATCAGCGATTCGCCGGACCGCATCGCGGCGGCGCTGGATGCGGTGGATGCCGCGATCGACGCCGACGTGCCGGGCGTGGTCGGCGTGCATATCGAGGGGCCGTTCCTGAACGTCGCGCGCAAGGGCATCCACGATGCGGCCCGCTTCCGGCTGCTCGACGCCGAGATGGTCGACCTGCTGTCGCGTCCGCGCCGGGGGCGCGTGATGGTGACGCTGGCACCCGAACTGGCGCATATCGACGACATCGCGCGCCTGTCGCGGGCGGGCGTGCGGGTGAGCGCGGGGCATAGCGAGGCCCCCTATGACACCGCCCTGGCCGCGTTCGATGCGGGGCTGTGCGGGATCACCCATCTGTTCAACGCGATGCCGCCGATGGTACAGCGCACGCCCGGGCTGGTTGGCGCGGCGCTGGACGATCCGCGACCCTGGTGCGGCTTGATCGTCGACGGTGTCCATGTCGCGCCGGCGGTCCTGCGCATCGCCCTGCGCGCGCGGGGCATCGATCGGATGATGCTGGTGACCGATGCGATGTCGTCGGTCGGCGCCGAGACCAAGGATTTCGTGTTGCAGGGCCGGCAGATCCGCGTTCGCGACGGCATCTGTTCGTACGAGGATGGCACGCTGGCCGGGTCCGACCTCGACATGGCGGCGGCGGTGGCCAATGCGATGGGCATGCTGGGGCTGGATCCGGCGGTCGCGGCGCGGCTGGCGGCGGGCAATCCGGCGGCGTTCCTGGGGCTGGAGGCGGAGCGCGGTACGCTCGCCGTCGGACTGCGGGCGGATTGGGTGCAACTGACCAGCGCCATGGCGCCGGTGGCGACGACCATCGGGGGAATACGGGCGTGA
- a CDS encoding GntR family transcriptional regulator → MSFVSRVGRFRTDNPSPLYLQLQQLIRDAIGSEVITRGDAIPAERDLAVDYGVSRITVRKAIEGLVEEGLLTRRRGAGTFVAGRVEKNFSKLSSFTEDMIARGRVPSSAWISRAEGTVSPEESMALALSPSAPVYRFQRLRFADEVPMALELSTIAGFCLPSVDAVDTSLYTALTEAGHRPTRALQRLRAVPFGGDHARMLGVDPGSPGLLIERRGFLRDGRAVEFTRSYYRGDSYDFVAELADT, encoded by the coding sequence ATGAGTTTCGTGAGCAGAGTGGGGCGGTTCCGTACCGACAATCCCTCGCCGCTCTACCTGCAGCTGCAACAGCTTATCCGCGACGCCATCGGCAGCGAGGTGATCACGCGTGGCGATGCGATCCCGGCCGAGCGCGATCTGGCGGTCGATTACGGCGTGTCGCGGATCACCGTCCGCAAGGCGATCGAGGGACTGGTCGAAGAGGGTCTGCTGACGCGGCGACGCGGCGCGGGGACGTTCGTCGCCGGCCGCGTCGAGAAGAACTTCAGCAAATTGTCGTCCTTCACCGAGGACATGATCGCACGCGGACGCGTGCCGAGCAGCGCCTGGATCTCGCGCGCGGAGGGGACGGTCAGCCCGGAGGAATCGATGGCGCTGGCATTGTCGCCGAGCGCGCCCGTTTACCGGTTCCAGCGCCTGCGGTTCGCCGACGAGGTGCCGATGGCGTTGGAATTGTCGACCATCGCCGGTTTCTGCCTGCCGTCGGTCGATGCCGTCGATACCTCGCTGTATACCGCGTTGACCGAGGCGGGGCATCGACCGACGCGCGCGTTGCAGCGGCTGCGTGCGGTGCCGTTCGGCGGCGACCACGCCCGGATGCTGGGCGTCGATCCCGGTTCGCCGGGACTGCTGATCGAACGGCGTGGTTTCCTGCGCGACGGCCGCGCCGTCGAATTCACCCGATCCTATTACCGCGGCGACAGCTACGATTTCGTGGCCGAGCTTGCGGACACCTGA